From a single Nothobranchius furzeri strain GRZ-AD chromosome 9, NfurGRZ-RIMD1, whole genome shotgun sequence genomic region:
- the LOC129163436 gene encoding uncharacterized protein isoform X2 — protein MSTRKRRKKPIDDAKTHILSCTDKVGFMSRYIDGYKGRGVFATPPNEPGDFVLEYRGKLLTKEECESRRYSETESKFLFGFKWQNHCLCLDASEEDGSLGRLVNDNHKNPNCVMKKIIVDNKPHLCLFSLKKIEIGAEIYYNYGDSKWPWRSKVGKNKAPAAAKENLLGGEGQMKGLQTPAAAEENEASPVPQMLNDGPIPDETYTQMKGLQTPAAAEENEASPVPQMLNDGPIPDETYTQMKGLQTPAAAEENEASPVPQMLNDGPIPDETYTQMKGLQTPAAAEENEASPVPQMLNDGPIPDETYTQMKGLQTPAAAEENEASPVPQMLNDGPIPDETYTQTIHMEGPLAEDIEGDKGSDDEVSMSSRQECTSISESQNQRVSATDVSMPEEGSEHEVSMSSLQECTSTPQVQNQTVSAKKREKQTAVKRSWTPEECAAVDKHLRRFIVRSQVPGKEECQRCITAAPEALRNRDWKAGKYYVKNRITALRRKVV, from the exons GAAGAGGAGTGTTTGCCACACCCCCCAATGAACCAGGGGACTTCGTCTTGGAGTACAGGGGTAAACTCCTCACAAAGGAAGAATGCGAGTCAAGACGATACTCAGAGACTGAAAGCAAATTTCTCTTTGGCTTTAAGTGGCAGAACCATTGCTTATG CCTGGATGCATCTGAAGAAGATGGCTCTCTCGGAAGATTGGTCAATGACAACCACAAAAATCCTAATTGCGTTATGAAAAAAATCATAGTTGACAACAAACCACatttgtgccttttttctctgaaGAAAATAGAAATAGGAGCTGAAATTTATTACAACTATGGTGATTCAAAATGGCCTTGGCGCAGTAAG GTGGGAAAAAACAAGGCTCCTGCAGCAGCAAAAGAGAACCTATTGGGTGGGGAAGGCCAG ATGAAAGGCCTTCAGACTCCTGCTGCAGCAGAAGAGAATGAGGCCAGCCCTGTTCCTCAGATGCTTAATGATGGACCAATCCCAGATGAGACCTACACACAG ATGAAAGGCCTTCAGACTCCTGCTGCAGCAGAAGAGAATGAGGCCAGCCCTGTTCCTCAGATGCTTAATGATGGACCAATCCCAGATGAGACCTACACACAG ATGAAAGGCCTTCAGACTCCTGCTGCAGCAGAAGAGAATGAGGCCAGCCCTGTTCCTCAGATGCTTAATGATGGACCAATCCCAGATGAGACCTACACACAG ATGAAAGGCCTTCAGACTCCTGCTGCAGCAGAAGAGAATGAGGCCAGCCCTGTTCCTCAGATGCTTAATGATGGACCAATCCCAGATGAGACCTACACACAG ATGAAAGGCCTTCAGACTCCTGCTGCAGCAGAAGAGAATGAGGCCAGCCCTGTTCCTCAGATGCTTAATGATGGACCAATCCCAGATGAGACCTACACACAG ACCATTCACATGGAGGGACCTTTAGCAGAGGACATTGAAG GTGACAAGGGGTCAGACGATGAGGTCAGCATGTCATCCAGGCAAGAATGTACCTCCATATCAGAAAGTCAAAACCAAAGAGTGTCTGCAACAG ATGTCAGTATGCCAGAAGAGGGGTCAGAACATGAGGTCAGCATGTCATCCCTGCAAGAATGTACCTCCACGCCACAAGTCCAAAACCAGACTGTCTCTGCAAAAAAGAGAG aaaaacaaacagctgTCAAGAGAAGCTGGACCCCAGAAGAGTGTGCTGCAGTGGACAAACATTTGAGGAGATTTATCGTGAGGAGTCAAGTTCCTGGTAAAGAAGAGTGTCAGCGCTGTATTACTGCTGCACCTGAAGCTCTCAGAAACAGAGACTGGAAAGCTGGTAAATATTATGTTAAAAATCGCATTACAGCCCTGAGAAGAAAAGTAGTATGA
- the LOC129163436 gene encoding uncharacterized protein isoform X1, translated as MSTRKRRKKPIDDAKTHILSCTDKVGFMSRYIDGYKGRGVFATPPNEPGDFVLEYRGKLLTKEECESRRYSETESKFLFGFKWQNHCLCLDASEEDGSLGRLVNDNHKNPNCVMKKIIVDNKPHLCLFSLKKIEIGAEIYYNYGDSKWPWRSKVGKNKAPAAAKENLLGGEGQMKGLQTPAAAEENEASPVPQMLNDGPIPDETYTQMKGLQTPAAAEENEASPVPQMLNDGPIPDETYTQMKGLQTPAAAEENEASPVPQMLNDGPIPDETYTQMKGLQTPAAAEENEASPVPQMLNDGPIPDETYTQMKGLQTPAAAEENEASPVPQMLNDGPIPDETYTQTIHMEGPLAEDIEDVCVLGDKGSDDEVSMSSRQECTSISESQNQRVSATDVSMPEEGSEHEVSMSSLQECTSTPQVQNQTVSAKKREKQTAVKRSWTPEECAAVDKHLRRFIVRSQVPGKEECQRCITAAPEALRNRDWKAGKYYVKNRITALRRKVV; from the exons GAAGAGGAGTGTTTGCCACACCCCCCAATGAACCAGGGGACTTCGTCTTGGAGTACAGGGGTAAACTCCTCACAAAGGAAGAATGCGAGTCAAGACGATACTCAGAGACTGAAAGCAAATTTCTCTTTGGCTTTAAGTGGCAGAACCATTGCTTATG CCTGGATGCATCTGAAGAAGATGGCTCTCTCGGAAGATTGGTCAATGACAACCACAAAAATCCTAATTGCGTTATGAAAAAAATCATAGTTGACAACAAACCACatttgtgccttttttctctgaaGAAAATAGAAATAGGAGCTGAAATTTATTACAACTATGGTGATTCAAAATGGCCTTGGCGCAGTAAG GTGGGAAAAAACAAGGCTCCTGCAGCAGCAAAAGAGAACCTATTGGGTGGGGAAGGCCAG ATGAAAGGCCTTCAGACTCCTGCTGCAGCAGAAGAGAATGAGGCCAGCCCTGTTCCTCAGATGCTTAATGATGGACCAATCCCAGATGAGACCTACACACAG ATGAAAGGCCTTCAGACTCCTGCTGCAGCAGAAGAGAATGAGGCCAGCCCTGTTCCTCAGATGCTTAATGATGGACCAATCCCAGATGAGACCTACACACAG ATGAAAGGCCTTCAGACTCCTGCTGCAGCAGAAGAGAATGAGGCCAGCCCTGTTCCTCAGATGCTTAATGATGGACCAATCCCAGATGAGACCTACACACAG ATGAAAGGCCTTCAGACTCCTGCTGCAGCAGAAGAGAATGAGGCCAGCCCTGTTCCTCAGATGCTTAATGATGGACCAATCCCAGATGAGACCTACACACAG ATGAAAGGCCTTCAGACTCCTGCTGCAGCAGAAGAGAATGAGGCCAGCCCTGTTCCTCAGATGCTTAATGATGGACCAATCCCAGATGAGACCTACACACAG ACCATTCACATGGAGGGACCTTTAGCAGAGGACATTGAAG ATGTCTGTGTGCTAGGTGACAAGGGGTCAGACGATGAGGTCAGCATGTCATCCAGGCAAGAATGTACCTCCATATCAGAAAGTCAAAACCAAAGAGTGTCTGCAACAG ATGTCAGTATGCCAGAAGAGGGGTCAGAACATGAGGTCAGCATGTCATCCCTGCAAGAATGTACCTCCACGCCACAAGTCCAAAACCAGACTGTCTCTGCAAAAAAGAGAG aaaaacaaacagctgTCAAGAGAAGCTGGACCCCAGAAGAGTGTGCTGCAGTGGACAAACATTTGAGGAGATTTATCGTGAGGAGTCAAGTTCCTGGTAAAGAAGAGTGTCAGCGCTGTATTACTGCTGCACCTGAAGCTCTCAGAAACAGAGACTGGAAAGCTGGTAAATATTATGTTAAAAATCGCATTACAGCCCTGAGAAGAAAAGTAGTATGA